In Peribacillus sp. FSL H8-0477, one DNA window encodes the following:
- a CDS encoding 50S ribosomal protein L25/general stress protein Ctc encodes MSNVLTARERTEFKGSNLTELRNDGNIPAVVYGNKNESKAITINSKDLSKTIKEVGRNGIISLDVEGTSYDVMLSDYQKDAIKNQVFHADFLIVDMGTEIEAQVRVVLVGDAKGVKEGGVLQQSIHELNVTAKPKELPESIEVDVTGLEIGDTLTIADIKGKYQIANDEEEVLASVLAPRQEVEVDETENEGENASEASPEA; translated from the coding sequence ATGAGTAACGTATTAACTGCAAGAGAACGGACTGAATTTAAAGGATCGAACTTAACGGAACTAAGGAACGACGGAAATATTCCTGCTGTAGTCTACGGGAATAAAAATGAAAGCAAAGCAATTACTATAAATAGCAAAGATCTTTCTAAAACTATAAAAGAAGTAGGACGTAACGGTATCATTTCCCTAGACGTTGAGGGTACTAGCTATGATGTCATGTTATCAGATTATCAAAAAGATGCGATAAAAAATCAAGTTTTTCATGCTGATTTTTTAATTGTTGATATGGGTACAGAAATTGAAGCGCAGGTCCGTGTTGTACTTGTGGGTGACGCTAAAGGCGTGAAAGAAGGCGGCGTCTTGCAGCAATCTATTCACGAACTGAATGTGACAGCTAAACCAAAAGAACTTCCAGAATCAATTGAAGTGGATGTTACTGGTTTAGAAATCGGTGATACACTGACAATTGCTGATATTAAAGGTAAATACCAAATTGCAAATGATGAAGAAGAGGTGTTAGCTTCCGTTCTTGCTCCTCGTCAAGAAGTAGAAGTTGATGAAACAGAAAACGAGGGCGAGAACGCAAGCGAAGCTTCTCCTGAAGCGTAA
- the spoVG gene encoding septation regulator SpoVG, with translation MEVTDVRLRRVNTDGRMRAIASITLDNEFVVHDIRVIDGNNGLFVAMPSKRTPDGEFRDIAHPINSSTRGKIQEAVLAEYHRLGELEVELEEAGAGAS, from the coding sequence ATGGAAGTGACTGACGTTAGATTGCGCCGTGTTAATACAGATGGCAGAATGAGAGCGATTGCTTCAATAACATTGGACAATGAATTTGTTGTTCATGATATTCGTGTAATTGATGGCAATAACGGTTTATTCGTAGCTATGCCGAGCAAAAGAACACCTGATGGTGAATTTAGAGACATCGCCCATCCTATCAATTCCTCAACACGAGGAAAAATCCAAGAAGCAGTACTAGCAGAGTACCATCGTTTAGGAGAGTTGGAAGTTGAATTAGAAGAAGCAGGAGCAGGAGCTTCTTAA
- a CDS encoding ribose-phosphate diphosphokinase yields MSNQYLDPNLKVFSLNSNFKLAQEIAEAIGVELGKCSVSQFSDGEVQINIEESIRGCDVYVIQSTSQPVNEHLMELLIMIDALKRASAKTINIVMPYYGYARQDRKARAREPITAKLVANLLETAGADRVITLDLHAPQIQGFFDILIDHLMGVPILADYFEAKNLSDLVIVSPDHGGVTRARKLADRLKAPIAIIDKRRPRPNVVEVMNIVGNIEGKTAILIDDIIDTAGTITLAANALVENGAKEVYACCTHPVLSGPAIERIENSKIKELVVTNTIALPDEKRTAKIVELSVASLIGEAIVRVHEEQSVSTLFD; encoded by the coding sequence ATGTCAAACCAGTATTTAGATCCAAACCTGAAAGTTTTTTCTTTGAATTCAAATTTTAAATTAGCACAGGAAATCGCTGAAGCAATTGGAGTAGAACTTGGTAAATGTTCAGTATCACAATTCAGTGACGGTGAAGTGCAAATTAACATCGAAGAAAGCATTCGGGGATGTGACGTATACGTCATTCAATCGACCAGCCAGCCTGTTAATGAACATTTGATGGAATTGTTGATTATGATTGATGCCTTGAAACGTGCATCTGCAAAAACGATTAATATCGTTATGCCTTACTATGGATATGCCCGTCAAGATCGCAAGGCTCGTGCTCGTGAACCAATTACAGCTAAGCTGGTTGCAAATCTACTGGAAACAGCAGGTGCTGACCGTGTCATAACATTGGATCTACATGCACCACAAATTCAAGGTTTCTTTGATATCTTAATTGATCATTTAATGGGAGTTCCAATTTTAGCTGATTATTTTGAAGCTAAGAACCTAAGTGACCTTGTTATTGTATCTCCGGATCATGGAGGAGTTACACGCGCGCGTAAACTGGCTGATCGTCTTAAAGCTCCGATTGCGATTATTGATAAACGCCGTCCGCGTCCGAATGTCGTAGAAGTGATGAACATCGTTGGTAATATTGAAGGAAAGACTGCTATCTTAATTGATGATATTATCGATACAGCTGGAACAATTACGCTAGCGGCTAATGCTCTTGTTGAAAACGGAGCAAAAGAAGTGTATGCATGTTGTACACACCCAGTTCTTTCTGGACCTGCTATTGAGCGAATTGAAAATTCCAAAATAAAAGAACTTGTTGTTACGAATACCATCGCTTTACCTGATGAAAAACGTACAGCAAAAATCGTTGAATTATCTGTTGCCTCTCTTATTGGAGAAGCAATCGTTCGTGTTCACGAAGAGCAATCTGTAAGTACATTATTTGATTAA
- the pth gene encoding aminoacyl-tRNA hydrolase, whose product MKIFIGLGNPGKQYEKTRHNAGFEVIDYLADKWSIRLDQAKHKGIYGIGTVKGEKVLLLKPLTYMNLSGESIGAVLQFYKVEISDLVVIYDDLDLPAGKIRLRQKGSAGGHNGIKSTIAHLGTQDFNRIRIGIGRPEGRIPVVDYVLNRFSAEEWVSLEAAIEKSALACESWLEQSYVQVMNEYNQS is encoded by the coding sequence ATGAAAATTTTCATTGGCCTGGGTAATCCGGGAAAGCAATATGAAAAAACCAGGCATAATGCGGGTTTTGAGGTAATTGATTATTTAGCAGATAAATGGTCGATTCGTCTAGATCAGGCTAAACATAAAGGAATTTATGGAATCGGTACTGTGAAAGGCGAAAAAGTCTTGCTGCTAAAACCTCTTACTTACATGAACTTGTCGGGAGAGTCAATCGGTGCTGTATTACAATTTTATAAAGTGGAAATTAGTGACTTAGTAGTCATATACGATGACTTGGATCTGCCGGCTGGAAAGATTCGTCTGCGTCAAAAGGGAAGTGCAGGCGGGCATAATGGAATCAAGTCGACGATTGCACACTTAGGAACGCAGGATTTTAATCGGATCCGAATTGGGATTGGCCGGCCAGAGGGGCGTATTCCTGTAGTTGATTATGTGTTAAACCGCTTCTCTGCTGAAGAATGGGTTAGTTTAGAAGCAGCTATAGAGAAAAGTGCCTTAGCTTGTGAGTCATGGCTTGAGCAGTCATATGTACAGGTCATGAATGAATATAATCAATCTTAA
- a CDS encoding anti-sigma-F factor Fin family protein gives MALHYHCSHCGTKLGTIEAQVLDTEQLGFNKLTQEERMDMIVYDSSGDVQVSAICDDCYELLQKNPDLHQNDYIIH, from the coding sequence ATGGCTCTCCACTATCATTGCAGCCATTGCGGAACAAAACTTGGTACAATTGAGGCACAAGTACTGGATACAGAACAGCTGGGTTTTAATAAACTTACCCAAGAAGAGCGCATGGACATGATTGTGTATGACTCTTCCGGAGATGTTCAGGTTTCAGCGATTTGTGATGATTGTTACGAACTACTACAAAAAAATCCAGATTTGCATCAAAATGATTATATCATCCATTAG
- the purR gene encoding pur operon repressor — translation MKFRRSERLIDMTNYLLEHPGRLVPLTLFAERYSSAKSSISEDLAIIKETFEVRGIGSLNTVPGAAGGVRYMVSIKPEEAVAFIDELCGVMTSPNRLLPGGYLYLTDLLGNPETVNKIGRIIAAAYAKKKVDVIMTMATKGIPLAYAVANYLNVPVVIVRRDNKVTEGSTVSINYVSGSSKRIQTMVLSKRSLAEASNVLIIDDFMKAGGTVKGMVSLLEEFKATVAGIAVLVESDHVEERLVDEYISLIKLSDVDEKDKTIHVTRGNYFTEEAF, via the coding sequence ATGAAGTTTCGCCGGAGCGAAAGGCTGATCGATATGACTAATTACTTGCTGGAGCATCCTGGTCGTCTCGTGCCTTTGACCTTATTTGCAGAAAGATATAGTTCGGCAAAATCATCCATTAGTGAGGATCTTGCTATCATCAAGGAAACCTTCGAAGTAAGGGGAATTGGTTCGTTAAATACTGTACCTGGTGCAGCGGGCGGGGTAAGGTACATGGTTTCGATAAAGCCAGAAGAAGCAGTGGCTTTTATTGATGAATTGTGCGGAGTTATGACCAGTCCCAATCGACTATTACCAGGCGGTTATTTATATTTGACGGATTTATTAGGAAATCCAGAAACTGTAAATAAAATTGGCCGAATCATCGCTGCAGCTTATGCAAAGAAAAAAGTTGATGTGATCATGACGATGGCAACAAAAGGGATTCCTTTAGCTTATGCAGTAGCAAATTATTTAAATGTTCCCGTGGTTATCGTTAGACGCGATAACAAGGTGACAGAAGGTTCAACTGTTAGTATCAATTATGTTTCTGGATCTTCTAAACGAATTCAGACGATGGTACTTTCCAAACGAAGTTTAGCAGAAGCATCAAATGTATTAATTATTGATGACTTCATGAAAGCTGGCGGAACCGTCAAAGGGATGGTCAGCTTGCTCGAAGAGTTTAAAGCAACGGTGGCAGGTATAGCCGTTCTTGTCGAATCAGACCACGTTGAAGAACGTCTTGTTGATGAGTATATTTCTTTAATAAAGTTATCTGATGTGGATGAAAAGGATAAAACAATTCATGTTACTAGAGGGAACTATTTTACAGAAGAAGCATTTTAA
- the ispE gene encoding 4-(cytidine 5'-diphospho)-2-C-methyl-D-erythritol kinase, giving the protein MKLMEKAPAKINLALDVLFKRPDGYHEVEMVMTTVDLADRIELKEIRGNQIEILSHNRFVPDDQRNLAYQAAYLLKERFGINQGVSIGIEKNVPVAAGLAGGSSDAAATLRGLNRLWKLNLSLDELAVLGAEIGSDVSFCVYGGTALAQGRGEIITHLPVPPKCWVILAKPTLGVSTADVYKRLQLSQMTHPNVKGMIGALEEGNYANVCSGLGNVLEDVTLPLYPEVANIKEQMRTFGADAVLMSGSGPTVFGLVEHESRMQRIYNGLRGFCDQVYAVRMLGDRNTIE; this is encoded by the coding sequence TTGAAGCTTATGGAGAAAGCCCCAGCTAAGATAAATTTGGCGCTGGATGTCCTTTTTAAGCGGCCTGATGGATACCATGAGGTGGAGATGGTTATGACGACGGTCGACCTTGCGGATAGAATTGAGCTGAAAGAAATCCGTGGTAATCAGATTGAGATTCTTTCACATAATCGATTTGTTCCAGATGATCAACGAAATCTAGCTTATCAAGCGGCTTATTTATTAAAAGAACGATTTGGCATAAATCAAGGTGTATCGATCGGTATTGAAAAAAATGTTCCTGTTGCAGCGGGTTTAGCTGGAGGAAGCAGCGATGCAGCTGCCACATTGAGAGGATTAAATAGACTATGGAAGCTTAATTTATCTCTTGATGAGCTGGCAGTACTCGGAGCTGAGATTGGATCGGATGTGTCGTTTTGTGTCTATGGAGGCACAGCTCTTGCACAAGGAAGAGGCGAGATAATTACACACTTGCCTGTTCCTCCTAAATGTTGGGTGATTTTAGCGAAACCAACACTCGGTGTATCTACTGCAGACGTATACAAGAGGTTACAGCTATCTCAAATGACCCATCCTAATGTCAAAGGCATGATAGGGGCATTAGAAGAGGGGAATTACGCAAATGTATGCAGCGGCCTTGGAAATGTTCTTGAAGATGTTACGCTCCCTTTATATCCAGAGGTAGCTAATATTAAAGAGCAGATGAGAACCTTTGGTGCAGATGCTGTCTTAATGAGCGGCAGCGGCCCTACTGTTTTTGGGTTGGTCGAGCATGAGTCAAGAATGCAGCGGATTTATAATGGGTTAAGAGGATTTTGTGATCAAGTCTATGCGGTTAGAATGCTTGGTGACCGTAATACCATTGAATAA
- a CDS encoding RidA family protein encodes MKSIHTNEAPAAIGPYSQGIIVNNLFYSSGQIPLTAAGQMVDGDVQQQTHQVFSNLQAVLKEAGSSLEQVIKATVFIKSMDDFAQINEVYGTYFAEHKPARSCVEVSRLPKDALIEIEVIALVK; translated from the coding sequence ATGAAATCGATACACACGAATGAGGCGCCCGCGGCAATTGGGCCATACTCGCAAGGAATCATCGTAAACAATCTTTTTTATAGCTCTGGACAAATTCCTTTAACTGCAGCAGGTCAGATGGTAGACGGTGATGTGCAGCAGCAAACACATCAGGTCTTTTCCAACTTGCAGGCTGTATTGAAAGAGGCAGGTTCATCACTTGAACAGGTTATTAAGGCAACGGTATTTATAAAAAGCATGGACGATTTTGCGCAGATAAATGAGGTTTACGGCACATATTTTGCGGAACATAAGCCTGCTCGTTCTTGTGTTGAGGTTTCAAGACTCCCAAAAGATGCATTAATTGAAATAGAAGTAATTGCGCTCGTTAAATAA
- the glmU gene encoding bifunctional UDP-N-acetylglucosamine diphosphorylase/glucosamine-1-phosphate N-acetyltransferase GlmU, giving the protein MSNRYAIILAAGQGTRMKSKLYKVLHPVCGKPMVQHVVDQVKQLRTEEIVTVIGHGAELVQDQLGASSQYALQDKQLGTAHAVMQAEQILAGKAGTTLVICGDTPLIKAETMEALISIHEEANAKATILTAAADNPAGYGRVIRNESGQVQKIVEHKDANDSELTVKEINTGTYCFDNEALFNALKKVSNENVQGEYYLPDVIEILKAQGEVVTAYQTNDFNETMGVNDRIALSEAEKIMRKRINESLMSNGVTIIDPASTYVDADVIIGQDTILYPGTVIQGQTQIGTDCLIGPNSELKNVQIGNRSVVKQSVAHDSSIGSDVNIGPFAHIRPQSDIKDKVKIGNFVEIKKALFGKASKASHLSYIGDAEIGEDVNIGCGSITVNYDGKNKHLTKIGDGVFVGCNSNLVAPVAIGEGAYIAAGSTITKDVPGKAMAIARARQTNKEDYVNKLKFNN; this is encoded by the coding sequence ATGAGTAATCGTTATGCAATTATATTGGCAGCAGGACAAGGTACCAGAATGAAATCCAAGCTTTACAAGGTATTGCACCCTGTATGCGGGAAACCAATGGTACAACATGTTGTCGACCAAGTTAAGCAGCTTCGTACAGAAGAAATTGTAACCGTTATTGGCCATGGTGCTGAATTGGTACAAGACCAACTTGGGGCAAGTTCTCAATACGCCCTTCAAGATAAGCAATTAGGAACAGCCCACGCTGTTATGCAGGCTGAACAGATTTTAGCGGGGAAAGCCGGAACAACGCTTGTTATTTGCGGTGACACGCCTTTAATTAAGGCTGAAACAATGGAAGCACTGATCAGCATTCATGAAGAAGCTAATGCAAAAGCGACGATTCTAACTGCAGCTGCTGACAATCCTGCCGGATATGGAAGAGTAATCCGAAATGAATCAGGGCAGGTTCAGAAGATTGTTGAACACAAGGATGCAAATGATTCTGAACTGACAGTCAAAGAAATTAATACGGGAACGTACTGTTTCGATAACGAGGCGCTATTCAATGCTTTGAAAAAGGTATCCAATGAGAATGTACAAGGCGAGTACTATTTGCCGGATGTTATTGAGATATTGAAAGCTCAAGGAGAAGTCGTGACGGCTTATCAAACGAATGACTTTAATGAAACAATGGGGGTTAATGACCGCATTGCTTTATCAGAGGCAGAAAAAATTATGCGTAAACGGATAAATGAATCCTTGATGAGCAACGGGGTTACGATTATAGATCCCGCGTCTACTTATGTGGATGCAGATGTCATAATCGGTCAGGATACCATTCTATACCCTGGAACAGTCATTCAAGGTCAAACTCAGATTGGCACTGATTGTTTAATCGGACCTAATTCTGAACTGAAAAACGTCCAAATTGGCAATCGTTCAGTAGTGAAGCAATCTGTAGCACATGACAGTTCAATTGGTTCAGATGTCAATATTGGGCCGTTTGCTCACATTCGCCCTCAGTCTGATATAAAAGACAAGGTTAAAATTGGCAATTTTGTTGAAATCAAAAAAGCTTTATTCGGTAAAGCCAGTAAAGCGTCTCACTTGAGCTATATTGGAGATGCAGAAATTGGGGAAGATGTTAATATAGGCTGTGGTTCCATAACAGTAAATTATGATGGTAAGAACAAACATCTGACTAAAATAGGCGACGGTGTATTTGTAGGATGCAACTCTAATTTGGTAGCTCCAGTGGCTATTGGAGAAGGAGCATATATAGCTGCTGGTTCTACGATTACAAAAGATGTACCAGGAAAAGCAATGGCTATTGCACGTGCCCGCCAAACGAATAAAGAAGATTACGTTAATAAACTGAAATTCAACAATTAA